In one Cyclopterus lumpus isolate fCycLum1 chromosome 24, fCycLum1.pri, whole genome shotgun sequence genomic region, the following are encoded:
- the slc22a16 gene encoding solute carrier family 22 member 16 has translation MTVERIFDELGHFKRFQACLYFAAVFQAIACGIHYLASVFLVQTPNFVCSVPGNITDVLYGNLTASSLEDILPVFKLGTGPLVVRTTEGAQWELSQCRSALRINPKYFTYDFDGNKTVKACNGNFVYDHTEIHQSIVTDWDLVCEKEWLAKLCQPTFMLGVLIGALVFGDVADRVGRVRILMFTSACQFGFGVSVAFSGNYYLFMVLRFLLAMVSSGYLVVVFVYVTEFTGIKVRTWTSMHVHAAFAIGVMVVALTGYLVRVWWIYQIILSTCTSPFLLLCWKFPETPFYLMAKGRYKDTQTLLDAIARFNGLECRLKVQELLEPEERENGGALLDEAEERPPQPEKKLSILDLFRTWRMARRTCTVWAIWFIGSLGYYVFSLGSVNLGGNQYINLFLAGAVELPSYLVGCFAMDRIGRKKTCAPSLILAGVSCMLIIVVPADNNALAIVLSMTGKFAIAIAFGLIYLYTCELYPTIIRSLAVGSGSMMCRVGSVVAPFCVYLADVWIYLPQLIVGILAFIIGVLTLLLPETLGRPLTTTLEEAEALGSQPSKKDSALGNKDAEDGLEMNHREAKA, from the exons ATGACCGTGGAGAGAATATTCGATGAGCTCGGACATTTCAAAAG ATTTCAGGCATGTCTGTACTTTGCCGCAGTCTTCCAGGCCATCGCCTGCGGCATCCACTACCTGGCCTCTGTCTTCTTAGTGCAGACGCCAAACTTTGTGTGCAGCGTGCCTGGCAACATCACCGATGTCCTGTACGGTAACCTGACGGCATCGAGCCTGGAAGACATATTGCCAGTCTTCAAGTTGGGCACTGGGCCCTTGGTGGTGAGGACGACTGAAGGAGCGCAGTGGGAGCTCAGCCAGTGCCGCAGCGCCCTGCGCATCAACCCCAAATACTTTACCTACGACTTTGATGGCAACAAAACGGTGAAAGCCTGCAATGGGAACTTTGTTTACGACCACACTGAAATTCACCAAAGCATCGTGACGGACTGGGACTTGGTGTGCGAGAAAGAGTGGCTGGCCAAGCTGTGCCAACCCACCTTCATGCTGGGGGTCCTAATCGGAGCGCTAGTGTTTGGGGACGTCGCTGACAG agTTGGTCGTGTGAGGATCCTGATGTTCACCAGCGCCTGTCAGTTTGGGTTTGGGGTGTCTGTAGCGTTCTCTGGAAACTACTATTTATTTATGGTGCTCCGCTTCCTCCTTGCCATG GTGTCCAGCGGCTACCTCGTGGTGGTGTTTGTCTATGTCACGGAGTTCACTGGCATCAAAGTACGCACATGGACCTCTATGCACGTGCATGCGGCCTTTGCTATTGGCGTCATGGTGGTGGCCCTGACCGGTTACCTGGTGCGGGTCTGGTGGATCTACCAGATCATCCTCTCCACATGCACATCGCCCTTCCTGCTCCTCTGCTGGAAGTTCCCAGAGACGCCCTTTTATTTGATGGCCAAGGGCCGCTACAAGGACACTCAGACCCTGCTGGACGCAATAGCCCGCTTCAACGGCCTTGAATGCAGGCTGAAGGTGCAGGAACTCCTGGAGCCGGAGGAAAGAGAGAACGGAGGAGCTCTGCTGGATGAGGCAGAGGAGCGGCCACCACAGCCCGAAAAGAAGCTGTCCATTCTGGATCTTTTCAGAACCTGGAGGATGGCTCGCCGTACATGTACAGTGTGGGCCATCTGGTTCATCGGGAGTCTGGGCTACTACGTCTTCTCTTTGGGCTCAGTCAACCTCGGAGGAAACCAGTACATTAACCTCTTCCTTGCTG GTGCAGTGGAGCTTCCCTCTTACCTAGTTGGCTGTTTTGCAATGGACCGGATCGGCAGGAAGAAGACCTGCGCCCCATCCCTGATCCTGGCCGGGGTCTCTTGTATGCTCATCATTGTGGTACCTGCT GACAACAATGCACTGGCCATTGTTCTCTCCATGACAGGGAAGTTTGCCATCGCTATTGCCTTTGGCCTCATCTACCTGTACACCTGTGAGCTTTACCCAACCATCATCAG GTCTCTGGCCGTGGGTAGTGGCAGTATGATGTGCCGTGTTGGCAGCGTGGTGGCACCCTTCTGCGTGTACCTGGCTGATGTCTGGATATACCTACCACAG CTCATCGTGGGAATCCTGGCATTCATTATCGGTGTGCTGACATTGTTGTTGCCTGAGACCCTGGGCAGACCTCTAACAACCACTTTGGAAGAGGCTGAAGCTCTGGGATCCCAGCCCAGCAAGAAGGACTCAGCCCTGGGCAATAAAGATGCTGAGGACGGGTTGGAGATGAACCACCGGGAAGCCAAGGCCTGA